In Littorina saxatilis isolate snail1 linkage group LG8, US_GU_Lsax_2.0, whole genome shotgun sequence, a single genomic region encodes these proteins:
- the LOC138974335 gene encoding uncharacterized protein — protein MVTSITVQASRQESEKNRTAVEIHKDPVERNIGTQSSEVSAVGMNMSVQARKEGMADPKKSGKKIRIHDDSTHEGNKSHTCKKASNKDQDPEIVEEQATSPSGASSLAEPAMKSAGAVYCNVPELTLSKGKKTRFHDDSTRKGIKTHACEKAKDRNHSLRNSEGTSSDSVGAMHCNVPREEVKAEINTYDKCRWSKTGEHVYDKYTDRQGQAQVYGSGPDDYEIPDLPASHPRRCHKKKKDTPPNTKSSRQAQGAESLPDDYLHPIAKSLSK, from the exons ATGGTCACGAGCATAACAGTCCAGGCCAGTCGCCAAGAGTCTGAGAAGAACCGCACCGCGGTTGAGATCCACAAAGACCCAGTCGAGAGAAACATTGGGACCCAGAGCTCTGAGGTATCTGCTGTTGGAATGAACATGAGCGTTCAAGCCCGCAAAGAAGGCATGGCCGATCCCAAGAAGAGCGGCAAGAAGATTCGAATCCATGATGACTCCACGCACGAAGGCAACAAGAGCCATACCTGCAAAAAAGCCTCGAACAAAGATCAAGACCCTGAAATCGTAGAAGAACAAGCGACAAGCCCATCTGGCGCCTCATCCTTAGCTGAACCAGCAATGAAAAGCGCCGGAGCTGTGTACTGCAATGTTCCTGAACTGACATTGTCAAAAGGCAAGAAGACTCGATTTCATGATGACTCAACACGCAAAGGCATCAAGACCCATGCCTGCGAGAAAGCCAAAGACAGAAATCACAGCCTCAGAAACTCAGAAGGAACAAGCAGCGACAGCGTCGGAGCCATGCACTGCAATGTACCGCGGGAAGAGGTAAAGGCTGAGATCAATACCTACGACAAATGCAGATGGAGCAAGACTGGGGAGCATGTCTACGACAAGTACACTGACAGACAAGGCCAAGCTCAAGTCTATGGAAGCGGACCTGATGATTACGAGATCCCTGATTTGCCTGCAAGTCACCCACGACGatgccacaaaaagaagaaag ACACACCACCAAACACAAAAAGTTCACGCCAAGCCCAGGGTGCCGAGAGCCTACCCGACGACTATCTACATCCTATTGCTAAGTCGCTATCCAAGTGA
- the LOC138974342 gene encoding uncharacterized protein, which produces MGCATQNGVCEQTVSPEDVQYVYNHCMAEQTNMITCTVQSGKNVTAEAECVKGNILDPCFNSTYPTNAGAAIGRISQAGSRPYNSNQGFELQCSRGDPPPDSTDVEERHSIIPYWTIAISITVPAFVFLVAVVALVVNRRKRRSQNSPFDVIIAEPIASTSSHHPEETISIQVCDDERISWRRFCQDSAAAQARDEIRESPVQLCQQRVITNKTVQASRQESEENCTAVEIHKDPVERNIGIQSSEESTVGINMSVQARKEGMADPKKSGKKIRIHDDSTHESHACKKASNKDQDPEIVEEQATSPSGASSLAEPAMKSAGAVYCNVPELTLSKGKKTRFHDDSTRKGIKTHACEKAKDRNHSLRNSEGTSSDSVGAMHCNVPRQEAKAEINTYDKCRWSKTEEHVYDKYTDRQGQGQAYGSGPDDYEIPDLPASHPRRCHKKKKDKPPNTPRSHQAPGAEGLPDDYLHPTAQAQAHGSGPDDYEIPD; this is translated from the exons ATGGGATGCGCAACGCAAAACGGGGTTTGTGAGCAGACCGTGAGTCCAGAAGATGTGCAGTATGTGTACAATCACTGTATGGCAGAACAGACGAACATGATCACGTGTACCGTGCAATCTGGGAAGAACGTGACAGCAGAGGCAGAATGCGTAAAAG GGAACATTTTGGATCCATGTTTCAATTCCACGTACCCCACAAACGCTGGTGCCGCCATAGGCAGAATCTCCCAAGCTGGTTCACGGCCTTATAACT CCAACCAAGGATTTGAGCTACAGTGCAGCAGAGGAGACCCACCCCCAGATT CGACAGATGTTGAGGAACGTCATTCCATCATTCCTTACTGGACGATTGCCATCAGCATAACTGTTCCTGCGTTCGTCTTTCTGGTTGCAGTTGTTGCTTTGGTTGTAAACag GCGAAAGCGAAGGTCCCAAAACTCACCTTTTGACGTCATAATCGCTGAGCCAATAGCTTCTACTTCATCCCACCACCCGG AAGAAACCATCAGCATTCAAGTCTGCGATGACGAGAGAATAAGCTGGCGCCGATTCTGTCAAGATTCTGCCGCTGCACAAGCTAGAGATGAAATACGCGAGAGCCCTGTCCAGCTCTGCCAGCAACGTGTGATCACGAACAAAACAGTCCAGGCCAGTCGCCAAGAGTCTGAGGAGAACTGCACCGCGGTTGAGATCCACAAAGACCCAGTCGAGAGAAACATTGGGATCCAGAGCTCTGAGGAATCTACTGTTGGAATAAACATGAGCGTTCAAGCCCGCAAAGAAGGCATGGCCGATCCCAAGAAGAGCGGCAAGAAGATTCGAATCCATGATGACTCCACGCACGAGAGCCATGCCTGCAAAAAAGCCTCGAACAAAGATCAAGACCCTGAAATCGTAGAAGAACAAGCGACAAGCCCATCTGGCGCCTCATCCTTAGCTGAACCAGCAATGAAAAGCGCCGGAGCTGTGTACTGCAATGTTCCTGAACTGACATTGTCAAAAGGCAAGAAGACTCGATTTCATGATGACTCAACACGCAAAGGCATCAAGACCCATGCCTGCGAGAAAGCCAAAGACAGAAATCACAGCCTCAGAAACTCAGAAGGAACAAGCAGCGACAGCGTCGGAGCCATGCACTGCAATGTACCGCGGCAAGAGGCAAAGGCTGAGATCAATACCTACGACAAATGCAGATGGAGCAAGACTGAGGAGCATGTCTACGACAAGTACACTGACAGACAAGGCCAAGGTCAAGCCTATGGAAGTGGACCTGATGATTACGAGATCCCTGATTTGCCTGCAAGTCACCCACGACGatgccacaaaaagaagaaag acaagccaccaaacacaCCAAGATCACACCAAGCCCCTGGTGCTGAGGGCCTACCTGACGACTATCTTCATCCTACtgcccaggctcaagcccatgGAAGTGGACCTGATGATTATGAGATCCCTGATTAG
- the LOC138973377 gene encoding uncharacterized protein — MASASKANLEEAFRNVGADVPKGMVHILHHVGSTRQDVYRSMWSSLIYVGKLSTSGKRTLVYPTRVAGADSPGPSSMGSTVSSKGFPATGFLSRDRGTFKSLPSTSSSHPTGVPVVGGNGNPFPAYASAQAVADGGGQDGLAFRACP; from the exons ATGGCATCAGCAAGCAAGGCAAACCTCGAGGAAGCTTTCAGAAATGTTGG CGCGGACGTGCCAAAGGGGATGGTGCATATCCTGCACCACGTGGGTTCCACCAGGCAGGATGTGTACAGGTCAATGTGGAGCAGCCTCATA tACGTTGGGAAACTGTCGACGTCTGGAAAGAGGACACTGGTGTATCCCACCCGCGTCGCTGGGGCCGATTCGCCCGGCCCCTCGTCCATGGGTTCTACTGTTTCGTCAAAGGGATTTCCGGCCACAGGATTTCTTTCGAGGGATCGTGGCACTTTCAAATCGTTACCATCGACTTCCAGTTCGCATCCTACGGGAGTTCCGGTCGTAGGTGGTAACGGCAATCCGTTTCCTGCCTACGCTTCCGCTCAGGCGGTTGCGGACGGTGGGGGACAGGATGGGTTAGCTTTCAGAGCTTGCCCTTAA